Genomic window (Bacteroidales bacterium):
ACCGACAAAGACATGATTGGCATTAAAGGCCATCGTTCGGTAGGAGGATTCCGTGCTTCTATCTATAATGCATTACCCAAGGAGAGCGTAGATGCTTTAATTGATGTAATGAAGGAATTTGAAAAGAAGAAAGCATAATATTGTAGAATTCAGGTGGGCAGGAAACATTTCTTGCCCACTTTTAAAAACATAAAATCATGAAAAAATTATTAGTGGCTACAGAAAAACCATTCCACCCCAATGCAGTGGAAGGTATAAAGGATATTTGCTCAAAAGCAGGATATGATTTTCAACTGCTTGAAAAGTACAGTGATAAATCAGAATTGATTGAAGCCGTTAAAGATGCACACGCTTTGATCGTCAGAAGTGATAAGGTAACCAAAGAGGTTATTGACGCCGGGGAAAATCTTGAGATCATTGTGCGCGGCGGTGCAGGATATGATAATGTTGACCTGGATGCAGCCAGCGCCAAAAATATCGTAGTAATGAATACACCCGGTCAAAATTCCAATGCTGTTGCTGAACTGGCAATGGGCATGATGGTGTACCATGCACGGAATCATTTTAATGGAAAAGCCGGGACAGAACTAAGAAATAAAACCCTCGGAATTCAAGCTTTTGGCAATGTAGGCCAGTTTATTGCCGAAATAGCCAAAGGATTTAACATGGATGTTTATGCTTATGATCCATTCATTGACGATTCCGAGATTAAGAAGCATGATGTAAAACCTCTTGGTTCTGCAGAAGCGCTTTACAAGACATGTCAGTATGTTTCACTTAACATCCCGGCCAATGACAAAACCAAAAAATCCATTGGCTATGATCTGATGAAGCTGATGCCGGCCAATGCAGTGCTTGTGAATACGGCAAGAAAAGAGATCATCGATGAAGACGGCCTGCTGAAGATCATGGAAGCGCGCGATGATTTCCATTACATTTCTGATATTGCGCCCGATTGCAAGGATACCTTCGAAGAAAAATATGAAGGCAGATTTTTCTTTACACCGAAAAAAATGGGTGCACAAACGGCTGAAGCCAATATTAATGCAGGTATTGCAGCAGCCAATCAGATTAAAGACTTTTATGAAAAAGGCGATAAAACATTTCAGGTTAACTAAAAAGCAAAACACGATATGGCAATTGTAAAACCATTCAGGGGACTACGTCCACCTAAAGATATTGTAGAAGAGGTGGCATGTTTGCCCTATGACGTGATGAATACCGAAGAAGCACGTGACATGGCAAAAGGGAAAGAAAAATCCCTCCTGCACATCACACGTGCGGAAATTGACCTGCCGGAGGGTACGGATATTCACTCTCAGGAGGTATATGACCGCTCCAGGGAAAACTTCAAAAAATTCCGGGAAAAAGGATGGTTACAGCAGGAAGAGCAACCCAAATTCTATATTTATGCTCAAACCATGGGCAATAATACACAGTATGGAATTGT
Coding sequences:
- a CDS encoding 3-phosphoglycerate dehydrogenase, with translation MKKLLVATEKPFHPNAVEGIKDICSKAGYDFQLLEKYSDKSELIEAVKDAHALIVRSDKVTKEVIDAGENLEIIVRGGAGYDNVDLDAASAKNIVVMNTPGQNSNAVAELAMGMMVYHARNHFNGKAGTELRNKTLGIQAFGNVGQFIAEIAKGFNMDVYAYDPFIDDSEIKKHDVKPLGSAEALYKTCQYVSLNIPANDKTKKSIGYDLMKLMPANAVLVNTARKEIIDEDGLLKIMEARDDFHYISDIAPDCKDTFEEKYEGRFFFTPKKMGAQTAEANINAGIAAANQIKDFYEKGDKTFQVN